One region of uncultured Methanolobus sp. genomic DNA includes:
- a CDS encoding (Fe-S)-binding protein, whose amino-acid sequence MNGIKGEMMNKFELEVSYCIDCKKCWDVCPVNKVTEGNIYTPQGKIESLEKIAAGEELTQEEYDNIYLSTRCGACDDVCPVNIPITDIIQYERGLLAKQGREPAKTTAISNNIIEHNSPGAKDPEKRFDWITDDLDIAESSEIAYMAGCWVSYSQPDIARATIRLLNHTGIKPMILEEEKCCGLFLLDNGHLEQLAEHARKFVDYIESLGVKKVIASCPGCYLVLGKEYPKLYRELNFEVEHSLNVFKDMIADGTLKPNKLELTVSVRDACPMRDSKDVPRSILESMGVQVNELFDGKQMCCGGPGGLKPNFPEIANDIAMLTVQGYKDKADILASYCPFCVHHMEGACKSKGEEMKIKDVSVLLAESVLGEDFSSGTNSF is encoded by the coding sequence AAATTCGAACTTGAGGTAAGTTATTGTATAGACTGCAAGAAATGCTGGGACGTCTGTCCTGTGAACAAGGTTACCGAAGGTAACATTTACACTCCGCAGGGCAAAATAGAGAGTCTTGAAAAGATTGCTGCAGGCGAAGAGCTTACACAGGAAGAGTACGACAATATCTACCTTTCAACCCGCTGCGGTGCTTGTGACGATGTGTGCCCGGTGAATATTCCAATCACAGATATAATCCAATATGAGAGAGGACTGCTGGCAAAGCAGGGCAGGGAACCTGCAAAGACCACAGCTATCTCGAATAACATAATTGAGCACAACAGTCCCGGAGCCAAGGACCCTGAAAAGAGGTTTGACTGGATAACAGATGACCTTGACATTGCTGAAAGTTCCGAGATCGCTTACATGGCAGGCTGCTGGGTTTCATATAGCCAACCGGATATTGCCAGAGCTACAATTCGCCTGCTCAATCATACAGGAATAAAGCCCATGATACTGGAAGAAGAGAAATGCTGCGGGCTCTTCCTTCTTGATAATGGTCATCTTGAGCAGCTTGCAGAGCATGCCAGAAAGTTTGTTGATTATATCGAATCACTTGGAGTGAAGAAGGTAATAGCCTCATGTCCCGGTTGTTATCTGGTACTTGGTAAAGAGTACCCGAAACTCTACCGTGAACTGAATTTTGAGGTTGAGCATTCCCTTAATGTGTTTAAGGACATGATAGCAGATGGCACACTCAAACCCAATAAGCTTGAGCTGACCGTTTCTGTAAGGGATGCATGTCCTATGAGAGATTCAAAGGATGTCCCACGTAGCATTCTTGAAAGTATGGGTGTGCAGGTCAATGAGCTTTTTGACGGTAAACAAATGTGTTGTGGCGGACCTGGTGGTCTTAAACCAAATTTCCCGGAGATTGCAAATGACATTGCCATGCTGACGGTTCAGGGTTATAAGGACAAGGCTGACATTCTGGCTTCATACTGTCCTTTCTGTGTGCATCACATGGAAGGTGCCTGTAAGTCAAAGGGTGAGGAAATGAAGATTAAGGATGTTTCGGTGCTGCTGGCAGAGAGTGTGCTGGGTGAGGATTTTAGTTCCGGAACAAATAGTTTCTGA